A stretch of Scheffersomyces stipitis CBS 6054 chromosome 2, complete sequence DNA encodes these proteins:
- a CDS encoding protein transport factor, producing MVTIGNAHNDLIHDAVLDYYGKRLATCSSDKSINIFDIDGTESYKLVSTLTGHDGPVWQVSWAHPKFGSILASCSFDGKALIWKEQPETQQWSIIAEHSVHQASVNSVSWAPHELGAVLLCASSDGKVSVVDFNDDGTTSHVVFDAHAIGANSASWAPLSSTPSPNQKDAASLKQQRRFVTCGSDNLAKIWKYDAANNTYVEEARLEGHTDWVRDVAWSPSMLVRTYIATASQDRTVLIWTQDKAGKWQKQLLTEDKFPDVCWRCSWSLSGNILAVSGGDNKVSLWKENLQGKWESAGEVVQ from the coding sequence ATGGTCACTATTGGCAATGCCcacaacgacttgatccACGACGCCGTCTTGGACTACTATGGCAAGAGATTGGCCACATGCTCGTCAGACAAGTCGATCAACATTTTTGACATCGACGGTACTGAAAGCTACAAGCTTGTATCTACTTTAACTGGCCATGACGGTCCCGTATGGCAAGTGTCGTGGGCCCATCCGAAGTTTGGCTCTATTTTAGCCTCATGCTCTTTCGACGGTAAGGCGCTTATCTGGAAGGAACAGCCCGAAACTCAACAATGGTCCATTATTGCCGAACATAGTGTTCACCAGGCTAGTGTCAACTCCGTCAGCTGGGCACCTCACGAATTGGGAGCAGTTTTGTTGTGTGCTTCTTCTGACGGTAAAGTCTCTGTAGTTGACTTTAACGATGATGGCACGACTTCTCACGTCGTTTTTGATGCCCATGCCATTGGTGCCAACTCGGCACTGTGGGCTCCTCTCTCGTCGACTCCATCTCCCAACCAAAAGGACGCTGCGTCTTTGAAACAACAGCGTAGATTCGTCACGTGCGGCTCTGACAACTTGGCTAAGATCTGGAAGTATGACGCTGCAAACAACACTTACGTCGAAGAAGCACGTCTTGAGGGCCATACCGACTGGGTTCGTGATGTTGCCTGGTCTCCTTCGATGTTGGTCCGCACTTATATAGCCACTGCATCGCAGGATAGAACTGTCTTGATCTGGACGCAGGACAAAGCTGGAAAGTGGCAGAAACAGCTCTTGACCGAGGATAAGTTCCCTGATGTGTGTTGGAGATGCTCATGGTCGTTATCGGGTAACATTTTGGCTGTATCTGGTGGAGACAACAAGGTCAGCTTGTGGAAGGAAAACCTCCAAGGCAAATGGGAGTCTGCTGGTGAAGTGGTTCAGTAG